The genomic stretch ATGATAATCCATTGCTCTGattgagttaaaattaagggatgattgttacaatttattttttgatgCATGTATGTGGCAATTGGCAAATGATCGTAGACGTGAGACTTGTTTCATTGGGCGGGtgtataaaaaatttctcttatgTTTGGCGTTTTCAATTTGTACATCGAAAATTATGCAGTCTTTGAAGTAAACCATTTGGAATGCTACACGGTGGTGATTTCACGCCTGGTTTCTTTCCTCTTATGCACCCGTCTCCTTGTTTGTAACCCTGATTATCCCTTGATTCTCTGGTGATTCATTCAATTCAAGGGTTGTAAAAATAGGAGTGTAGAGAAGAAAGTCGTGTGCGGAAATCACTTTTGTTGTAACGGAACTCAAAAAATTTCAATAGGAATCTTAGTATCATCTGCTTTTATTCATTAAGTACATGATATATCATGCTTAAGAGGAACTACAAAAGCACAACCCTTGTCTGCAAATTCCCCTCCTAAATACAAAACAAGATTCAAAGGGATAAAAATCCATCTCTCTCAAGTTATTCAGCAAAACACTTCCGCTTATGAGCTTTTCGAGTTGCCTGACCGAAGTCTCCGCTGCTCTATGCCACCACGGCCGGTGCTTTGCCACTCCACCTCCACCACCAGAACCAGAGAAGCCTTCTGTACCAGTTGAAGTACCAACAGCCCCAGTCTGATATTACTCAGTTTAGTATTTATGATGGCCGTGACTAACTCAGTCTACTCttttcaagttttagttttCTAACTTTTGTAGTCTACCTACCTACCCTGGAATCTTTCATCGTTTCGGTAAGCAGTAGGTATAGCCACACATCTTTTGAAGTTCGACTGTAGTACATAAAAGTTTCTTTTATACTCCAGTCGAACTACGACCAAGATTGGAATGATGGGACTAGAGAGTGGGGCAGTTGGACTTGAAATACAACGGGATTGGGGTAGAGAGACTTTCAGTCGCTATTTCAGACCTTAGAACTTGTGCTATACAAGGCAGCAAATGAGCTCAAGAAGTCAGACTTTAGAATTTCTCTTATACTAGACGCCTAACAAGCTTTTACTGTCTCGATTGATGTTGATTGACCTTTAAACTTCAGGACAATGGGAGTCCTAACTGTATTTAAGCTTCTTGAATATAGGCATGATATGTGAATCATTCTATTATATATCAATTGACAATGTACAATACGTTTAAATGACTCAAATTTACATGTTAAATTCTCTAAAATACTTTACTTTTGGACCGTTATATTTTAACAACATAtatcacactttttttttttagttgggACAATTGATGGTAAACACGGTTATCCACCTTTTCCTGAAATCAGGAATACTCACATGAGCATTTCAGTCTATCCTGATTACAGTCAATTAGACTCATCAACTTGGAATCTGAAATCCGAATAAATGTTGAAGTCGAATTGGGATCTGAGTTGGTACAGCTGTAAAGCCGCCGTCCAAGGTTCCAAAAACTCGTGAATATTGAATGGTCTAGATGTTTGCATACAACCATACAAACATTAGACAAAATTAACACACATCAATGTCAACACAAGGACAAACCCTCCCACCCTATAATCTTCCCAAAACCTCTCGATCCGAGAATCCGAAGATGACGCTAATTACACCATTAATCAACTAATCAACCCTTAATTAATTCTACTAATCCGTCAATCGACCgacccccttttttttttggtcgaatccCCCAACACAACAAACGGACTTAACGACAACCCCAAACGGAGTACCTAACGAGGAGGATTTCCCCACACGTGTCAACTCCTCACCCACCCCCCAACACGCTCGCACGTATCCCCTTCCCCCTCTAAAGTTATCAAACTTTCCGTCTCATTTTCCCTAattttctctcactttctcgCACTTTCTCTCTAACCAAACAATTTTCTCTCTCACCAAacaattttctctctctactatctctcctctctctctgacAAAGCTTTCTGCAAAACTCCCTGTACAGGCGTTTGGTTGTCTTTCTCGCTTTTCTTTGTCGCTTCCCGCTCGAAGGCTTCCGAGCTTTTTATATTCTCCCTATCGACAATCACACACttcctccctcctcctcctctaccAGTCATGCTTCAGAGCTTAGTTCCTCAATCCCCAATCGCCGCCGCCACCCCTAGCAATAACAACCctacctcctcctcctcctccatgaAGACCAAGCGCGGCGACCGCGACCTCGCCGGCAGTGGAAGCGGCGATTCCGACGCCGAAGACCCCTCCTTCACCAAACGGCCCAATTCCGGCAGAAATTTCCGCGAAAGCACTGCCGACGATCGTGACACCGAACCGGTGGCGGAGGGCGAGTCGGACGGGTTGAGACTGTTGGGGCTTCTGCTACAATGCGCCGAGTTCGTCGCCATGGACAGCCTCGACGACGCCAGCGACCTGTTACCTGAGATCGCGGAGCTATCATCGCCGTTCGGGTCGTCGCCGGAACGAGTCGGCGCGTATTTCTCGCATGCGCTTCAGACTCGCGTGATCAGCTCCTGCTTAGGTACCTACTCTCCGCTCGCCAACAAAACCCTAACGCTTGCTCAGTCGCAGCGGATCTTCAACGGGCTCCAATCCTACAACTCCATCAGTCCGCTAGTCAAATTCTCACACTTCACGTCCAATCAGGCGATTTTCCAGGCGCTGGACGGCGAGGATCACGTCCACGTCATCGATTTGGATATAATGCAAGGCCTCCAGTGGCCAGGACTGTTCCACATCCTCGCATCGCGGTCGAAGAAGATCCGGTCAATGCGGATAACCGGGTTCGGGTCCTCCTCGGAGCTCCTCCAGTCGACCGGGCGGAGACTCGCCGATTTTGCGAGCTCGCTCGGCCTGCCCTTCGAGTTCCAGCCGCTGGAGGGCAAAATCGGGAGCATAACCGACCTAAGTCAACTCGGAATCAGACCGAGCGAGGCCACCGTGGTCCACTGGATGCACCATTGCTTGTACGACGTCACCGGCAGCGATTTGGCGACGCTGAGATTGCTGGGCTCGCTGAGACCGAAGCTGATCATGATCGCCGAGCAGGATTTGAGCCACAGCGGCAGCTTCCTGAGTAGGTTTGTGGAGGCCTTGCATTACTACAGCGCGCTGTTTGATGCGCTCGGGGACGGGTTGGGCGCAGACAGCCTGGAGAGGCATATGGTGGAGCAGCAGCTGTTTGGGTGCGAGATTAGGAATATCCTGGCGGTTGGCGGGCCGAAGAGAACCGGGGAGGTGAAGGTGGAGAGGTGGGGGGATGAGTTGAAGCGGGTTGGGTTTGGGCCCGTTTCGCTTGGCGGGAACCCGGCGGCGCAGGCTAGCTTGTTGCTTGGGATGTTCCCGTGGAAGGGGTACACTCTGGTGGAGGAGAATGGGTGCTTGAAGTTGGGTTGGAAGGACCTCTCCTTGCTCACAGCCTCTGCCTGGCAGCCGTTGGATTGAAATACTTTGACCAGCATGATACAGTGGGGAGGAGGAGTTGTTTTTCACTTTGCTGTAATTCTTTGAAGGAGAAAAACATTgtagttagttttttttttttttttttttcggttcttTGTTAtatgtttaaagaaaagaagaaggcgGTGCTGTCTACgcatctatttttacttctcacatatttcttattaatttttgttctttggattttgtgattTATGAAATTCGACGATCAAAACTGAAAGGGGTGTGTGTATTACACCacccggaaaaaaaaaaatccataggTCATgggttgttattattattatttaggaAGTAAGAATCATTTGTGTTGTTAAATTAGGTGCAATTGTTTAACTCATTGAAGAGTTGAATGTGTGTTTTGATGATGCAATGTCATGAGAGGATGAGGATTATGATATTTGGCTTGGTGGGAAGTTGCAATCAAACATGGGAGACAAGACTTATCCTCCTTTGTGTGCTAAATAATTTTAGGGATCAATAGAAACATCAATGTTATATGCTACGGTAAGTCGTCTGCATGGATTATAAAATTATGATCGTTGAGACTTTGAATGTGATATATCAATGGTATGATACAACGTTTAGAACTAACTCACACACACGACTGATCTTTCTAGGTCCCCTCATCCTATATCTAACATGTGCGGGGTAAGTGAGAAATTGGAATTTGGAGATGGCCTAGTCCCCACAAAGGAAATGAGTGCACATGGAATTGTACCCTAGAAAATGAAAGCTTGTCTCACTTTGTCAGAAAATCAGATAAGCTCGGTGTGCTTCTCTTCCTCTCATAGTTGCATATCAGTTCTTGACAGGTTGATTGGAAGGGAATTCCACACACTTTAACTCGTATGATAGTGACCTTTAAATTATTTCAATCCCAATTTTACTAACATATCATTTTCCAACCATTTTTAATCAAGTTTTAAACACTTGCTAACCTCCTCATCTTACCCTACCAGCATACCTCCATGTCAATATGTCAATCATAAAATTGGATTAATTGAAGCTTTGGTTGCTGGATTAAAAACTCGTGAGCATTGATTCTTGAACTTGTTATAATGTAGTAATTGACATTTTGGCTAATCCTGTTAGAATTTCCATTCAAAAGAAAGGATTTAAGGGGTGAAAGTTCTAAACGGAGTTAGCCAAAAGGACTTTCGCTCCATATTATGATAAGTTCAGAAATTAATACTTAGATTTTTATTTCATGACCAAACCTCCAATTGAGTTAACGTACAAAGACTATTGCCCTAATTATCTTATATGTGAAATGTGGGAGCCATTGTGCCAATAGCAAATGAAGGGTGGAAGCTTTCGCACGGAAATAATTTGTGCACACTTTTTTCTCATAATGCACGctcacatttatttatttctcttatttcttttttttctttatttgatcTGAAAATTACATATAAATAACGTGCGAAAATCATCTCCCTTCTTTGTACTTCTCCATGAAAAAACCATGTTTACTTTATAAGGtaaaatatttacatgtttTCTTTAAAAGGTAAAATAGTTATTCACTCGAGTATTTAGTGCAATAGGGTCTTGTTATTGACATTGGGCCGAATAGGACCCGATCCTTAAGGCTCGTTATGGGCCAATCTAGTCTTAAAATGTAAGCCCCATGACCTACCGATTTAAAAACGAGTCAAATAAAACCAGCTCTACGATCGGATTGGGCCGACCTAAGACCTTAAAATAGGACTAAACTCTGACCGCCTATTAGGGCCTTGGCTCTTTTTAACAGGCCTAGTACCGGTAAAGTAATAGTTAGTTGTTTGAAGGGCAGTTATGATCTTTGAGATCGGCATAATTCATTTTTTCGTTTTTGAGATCTGAAATTAGTAGAAGTGGTCATGAGTTTCTCTaccgtcaattattttggttattccataaaaattttctattaaatttggactaaaattagaaaaatactCTCAATTAATAAACATGGGCCAAAACGATTAGacaaaaattaagggtatttttgtcattttatctcCTTTCGATTAGGTTGCCACCTTTTTCCTTCTTATATTGTGAAACCCCTCCTGACTTCTCCATCACTTACCTCTCTCTATATCTCtttcattcacacacacacacacaaaaactgTTGAGGTTGTTGCTTCGGATGGTGTTCTCCCGATTTGAAACCAATTGGTTCTGTAGTTTTAGAATTCTGCTGATCACAAGGACTCCATCTCCATCATTGCACATGGGAATATAGAAAGTAAAGAGGAAAAGGGAAGCCGCGGGTTCTTGCTTTAGTTTATTTCTTGTGCGCTCAACCATCTCCTGGTCAAGCTTTGGATGAGCTTCCAGTGTTGAGTTGTCACAAGTAGGTTTTTTTAGTCATAGCTAGATAGCCAAGATAGACGTCCGTCTCCTCGATCAAATTCACCAGTATCCTTGGTTGGAAAATGAAGAAGTAATCGAAGTGACAAATGGTGACGGTTGCGGAAACCGGAGAAAAAGTCGGTTACCTTTTGGATCATAGAATGAATAAGTAGAATGAATAAGGAGAGGCCTGTTGATGACCGAGCCACTCTTATATTACTCCTTGTCCTACCACCCCTTGTCACTTAAGGGGCAAAGTCGCTGAAGCGAGTCTAAAGGCCAAAGAGTGATCTTTGAATGCTACTACGCATCTTTACTATTAGTATAGTGTATGTAAgatcccatatcgcccaggggagtgatccttatatgtatattctcatccctacctagcacgaagccttttgggagctcactggcttcgggttccgtaggaactccgaagttaagcgagttcgcgagAGAGCAATCACAGTcacaggatgggtgacccactgggaagttctcgtgtgagttcccaaaaacaaaaccgtgagggtgtggtcggggcccaaagcagataatatcgtgctacggtggagttgagcccgggataTGACGGGGGCCCAGGCCAGGATGTGATAGTGTAAGGTAGGTTTCCTTATTCTAAGtgagatttttcacggaatgaaCAAAGTGAttatgatggacaatctcatgcacatttctattaattttaaatcttaaaggCCAAAATGAGAGCACTTCCAGTGTAGGAAGGTCCCCCATGGCAATTGGcaattgaaaatattgaaatgtggtgtaagctGAGAGAAAATGGTaaggtatttataaaaaataaaaaaaattataattaattttttttttttcttctgatttttaattagttttaaattttttattaacttaattaatttggaccgtcagattacaaaaaaattgaaatccaacagtccaAAATGAGACATGTGACCCACCCAaacatttctgattttttttctttttctaaaattttttaaaaccgAACAAACTGGACTGTTGATCTGGAAATCAAACGGTCTAGATTCAAAGTGATTGACTGGGGCTGACACGCGAGCCCCACCGCCTGAAATCTTGTCAGTAATGCACCCCCATGCGCAAGTGTTATGCACGCGCCTGacgcaaatttttttataacctGACTGACGTTATCCTTGCATCACAAAGCCCTTAGACGCTCGGACCTTGGACTCCCGTCTCCCCTTTCCCACGGGCTCCCCCTTCACCCAACCGCCCGAATAAGCTGGAACTAGTTTGAGTGGGGATGGGTTTGCTTTTGTTCCCTATCCACCAGGCTAAAGAGCATGCTGGATTTGCTCTGAGAAGTTATAACAGTCAAAtcccattttggctaaaagaacaaaaaaaaaattcaccggTTTGACAAACTGGTTGACCTTTTTTCTCAACACAAAAATCCATCTAAAGCCCGCACGGACGCTCGTTTCTCTCTCCCAAACAAACCACtccccccctcctctctctctctctctctctgttcccAAAATCCTCCAAAGGCTGAGAGAAATCACCAGAGacaagtaagtcatcttctTCCCACTCTTCTCCTTCGAATTCTTTCTGGAAAATGCAAAATCTTCACCACTACATATTAAATTCTCAGAAAATTTTCGACAATATTCACAGGCTAGTAATttgattgattaattgattgattattttagttgattaggATGATATCTCTGGAGGGTTTCGAGCCCGTAGCTGTTTCTCCCCAGAAACAAGACCCGGCATGGAAACACTGCCAACTTTTCATGAAAGACCAACCCAATGGGGTTAGAGTTGAGTTGAAAAAGTGTATATATTGCGGCAAGTTGTTTCAGGGTGGTGGGATTACTCGGCTTAAATCCCACCTTGCCGGTCGGAAGGGCAATGGCCCTACCTGTGATCAGGCCCCGCCGGATGTTAGAATCGCAATGTTGCAGAGTTTGGATGATGGGATTGCAGCGTTTAGGCAGAGGAAGAGTCGAATTGTTGCTAACCCGCATTGTAGTATTAGCGAAATTGACGGTTCATTGGGCGAAAATGGAGAGTATAAATTGGTTGTAGGACACGATTCGAATGCGGTGGTGAATGATGAGGAGGCTGGTGGGATGAGTGGGAATGGAGGAATTAGGTTAAGTGATAATTTGACGAATGTGCCCCTTGAAGTAGATAATTCTTACAGGAGTAATGCTCAGCAGGGATTAATTGGAGTACCCAAATTGGATTTTTCGGTAGATGAAGAGGAAGATGGTGGGACAAGTGTTGATAGAAGAGAACGGCGGAGGGGTAGACCTTCAGGTGGTGCTACCTGTTCTGGTTCAGTTCATGCCGGTGTTACGAAATTGAGTAGTGTTTCAGCTCCTTTTCCTATTTCAGTAGGCAATgcttttcccaattcaaatttATCGCAAAACAAAGAAGTTGGCATCAAACTGAATTTTTCAGCAGATCAGGAAGATGCTGGATTGAGTATTGATAGAAGAGTAAGGCGGAGGGGTAGACCTTCTAAAGCAGCAACTGGTTCAGTTAATGCTGTTACGAAATTGAGTAATGCTTCACCTCCTGTTCCTATTGCATTAGGTACtgtttttcccaattcaaatttGTTGGAAAATGAAGACGTTGGCGTAAGTAATACAAATGTGAGTGTGAAGAAGAGGGTAAGGGATGAGAATGCTTTGGGGGCTGCGAATGATGGAACCATCGGCAATGATTACCAGGTAAAAAGGTTGAGCattgaacaaatacatatggCAATTGGTCGGTTTTTGTATGAAATTCAGGCTCCCCTGGATGCAGTGAAGAACTCTGTTTATTTCCAGCCAATGATTGACGCAATTGCCTCTGGGGGAAAGGAGACTGTGGCACCCTCATATGATGACATTCGGGGTTGGATGTTGAAGAATGCAGTTGAAGAGATGAAGAGTGAAATTCAACAACACAAGGAAACTGGGGCGAGGACAGGCTGTTCTCTTCTAGTCAACCAATGGAATTCTGAAAAGGGTAGAACTTTGCTAAATTTTGCAGTGTACTCTCCTGAAGGAACAATCTATTTGAAATCTGTGGATGcttcttactttattttttccCCAGATGCTTTGTTTGCATTTTTCAAGGAAGTGGTGGAAGAAATTGGAGTGGGACATGTTTTGCAAGTCATTACAAATAGTGAAGAGCAATTTTCTGTTGTTGGGAAGAAGTTGATGGATACGTTCCCTACCCTGTACTGGTCTCCCTGTTCCAGTGCTTGCATAGATTCGATTCTCGAGGATTTCGGAAAAGTTGAGTGGATAAATTCTGTAATTGAACAGGCTAGATCTATTACAAGATTTATCTACAAACACGTTGTCATTTTGAACATGATGAGAAGGTATACGTTTGGGAATGACATTGTTAGGCTGGGAGTATCTAGGTTTGCAACAAACTTTATGACGTTGAAACAAATGGCTGACCTTAAATATAATTTGCAGTCGATGGTTACTTCAAACGAGTGGATGGGCTGCCCCTTTTGTAAAACACCAGAAGGATCGGCAGTGTTAGATATATTCAGTAATCAGTCATTTTGGTCTTCGTGCATTTTGATCACCCGTTTAACAAATCCGCTCTTGCGAGTTTTGAGAATTGTTGGTAGCCAGAAGAGGCCAGCGATGGGATATGTTTTTGCAGGGATGTATCGAGCAAAAGAAACAATCAAAATAGAACTTGTCAAGAAAGAAGAATATATGGTGTACTGGAACATTATAGATCAGAGATGGAAAAAATTGTGGGATTTTCCCCTTCACGCTGCAGGATTTTACCTTA from Pyrus communis chromosome 7, drPyrComm1.1, whole genome shotgun sequence encodes the following:
- the LOC137741078 gene encoding uncharacterized protein, producing the protein MISLEGFEPVAVSPQKQDPAWKHCQLFMKDQPNGVRVELKKCIYCGKLFQGGGITRLKSHLAGRKGNGPTCDQAPPDVRIAMLQSLDDGIAAFRQRKSRIVANPHCSISEIDGSLGENGEYKLVVGHDSNAVVNDEEAGGMSGNGGIRLSDNLTNVPLEVDNSYRSNAQQGLIGVPKLDFSVDEEEDGGTSVDRRERRRGRPSGGATCSGSVHAGVTKLSSVSAPFPISVGNAFPNSNLSQNKEVGIKLNFSADQEDAGLSIDRRVRRRGRPSKAATGSVNAVTKLSNASPPVPIALGTVFPNSNLLENEDVGVSNTNVSVKKRVRDENALGAANDGTIGNDYQVKRLSIEQIHMAIGRFLYEIQAPLDAVKNSVYFQPMIDAIASGGKETVAPSYDDIRGWMLKNAVEEMKSEIQQHKETGARTGCSLLVNQWNSEKGRTLLNFAVYSPEGTIYLKSVDASYFIFSPDALFAFFKEVVEEIGVGHVLQVITNSEEQFSVVGKKLMDTFPTLYWSPCSSACIDSILEDFGKVEWINSVIEQARSITRFIYKHVVILNMMRRYTFGNDIVRLGVSRFATNFMTLKQMADLKYNLQSMVTSNEWMGCPFCKTPEGSAVLDIFSNQSFWSSCILITRLTNPLLRVLRIVGSQKRPAMGYVFAGMYRAKETIKIELVKKEEYMVYWNIIDQRWKKLWDFPLHAAGFYLNPKFFYSFKGDMHNEIVSRMSDCIERLVPDIKVQDEVIKEINMYKNAVGDLGRNLAVRARDNLRPAEWWSTYGGGCPNLARLAIRILSQTCSLVPCQENQIPFEQLHKTRNSVEQQRLNDLVFVQYNLKLKQKVHTHKEQKYVDPISFDRNSIAEEWVAEMEMHQEDTENPDWMSLDPPSENSRLLELSVDEVEELGSGYDDNEILNGLKVVKEEC
- the LOC137740138 gene encoding scarecrow-like protein 23 yields the protein MLQSLVPQSPIAAATPSNNNPTSSSSSMKTKRGDRDLAGSGSGDSDAEDPSFTKRPNSGRNFRESTADDRDTEPVAEGESDGLRLLGLLLQCAEFVAMDSLDDASDLLPEIAELSSPFGSSPERVGAYFSHALQTRVISSCLGTYSPLANKTLTLAQSQRIFNGLQSYNSISPLVKFSHFTSNQAIFQALDGEDHVHVIDLDIMQGLQWPGLFHILASRSKKIRSMRITGFGSSSELLQSTGRRLADFASSLGLPFEFQPLEGKIGSITDLSQLGIRPSEATVVHWMHHCLYDVTGSDLATLRLLGSLRPKLIMIAEQDLSHSGSFLSRFVEALHYYSALFDALGDGLGADSLERHMVEQQLFGCEIRNILAVGGPKRTGEVKVERWGDELKRVGFGPVSLGGNPAAQASLLLGMFPWKGYTLVEENGCLKLGWKDLSLLTASAWQPLD